A window of Cryptomeria japonica chromosome 3, Sugi_1.0, whole genome shotgun sequence contains these coding sequences:
- the LOC131042664 gene encoding leucine aminopeptidase produces MAPIDPHSFTDSENPLTKHVSLSLYFDFDIKTIDGSALLTLEKPYTGSLYLDTRCLKIEGVQDATLANPIPFVLDTSDSIKGTLLKVFLTDQISFNVTFKTHESASALQWLNPSQTAGKKLPYVYTQCQSIHARSIFPCQDTPRARISYSALLNIPQEMNSVMSAAHTGRAPPCRGEAKGACSDHKWVSHERVVDHFSMQQPIPPYLFAFAVGNITYKSVGPRTRIFSEPSPVLEAAELEFRNTEKIIKQGEELFGEYEWERFDLLVLPFSFPYGGMENPRLAFLTPTVIVGDMSGGQVVAHELAHSWTGNLICNASNNDFWLNEGFTTYAERRIVEAVDGEERAALNIGLGCSGLRDEMERFKDNMEFTKLRTNQEGVDPDDVYSCVPYEKGFQFLWRIERQVGRPAFDKFLKMYIMNFKFQSIDTDTFLVFLKKNLPGIENEIDLDEWIDGTGIPPDIMEPVSTIHKRVLSASKDFMAGKMPSDEDLSKWHGQEWQLYLENLPRKLEPSQISALDQQFRFSESNNWEVKVAFLTIAAYSGYKALYGEIERCLKEVGRMMFLRPLYTGLLQNNSEGKKFAGRVFEEARDSYHPIAQGVVESLICKFS; encoded by the exons ATGGCTCCCATTGATCCTCATTCCTTTACAGATTCTGAGAACCCACTGACCAAGCATGTGAGTCTGTCACtctattttgattttgatatcaaaACAATTGATGGCTCTGCATTACTGACTCTAGAAAAGCCTTACACAGGGAGCCTCTATCTGGATACAAGGTGTCTTAAAATCGAGGGAGTTCAAGATGCTACACTAGCAAATCCCATACCTTTTGTTTTAGACACTTCAGACTCCATCAAGGGGACTCTTCTCAAAGTTTTTCTCACAGATCAAATTTCCTTCAATGTAACTTTCAAAACCCATGAATCCGCTTCAGCCCTACAATGGTTAAATCCATCACAAACTGCAGGGAAAAAGCTACCTTATGTTTACACCCAATGCCAGTCGATTCATGCTCGCTCTATATTCCCTTGCCAGGACACTCCAAGGGCAAGGATTAGTTATTCTGCCCTGCTCAACATTCCCCAAGAAATGAATTCTGTAATGTCTGCTGCCCACACAGGAAGAGCACCCCCATGCAGGGGAGAAGCCAAGGGAGCATGCTCTGATCATAAGTGGGTTTCCCATGAACGGGTTGTAGATCATTTCTCAATGCAGCAGCCCATACCCCCCTATCTTTTTGCTTTTGCAGTGGGAAATATCACTTACAAGAGTGTTGGTCCCAGGACTAGGATTTTCTCTGAGCCTTCGCCTGTTCTGGAAGCTGCAGAGCTTGAATTCAGAAATACAGAGAAGATTATCAAGCAGGGGGAGGAACTTTTTGGGGAGTATGAATGGGAAAGATTTGATCTTTTGGTATTGCCCTTCAGCTTCCCATATGGAGGGATGGAGAATCCCAGATTGGCCTTCTTAACTCCTACGGTTATTGTAGGAGATATGAGTGGTGGACAGGTTGTGGCACATGAGCTTGCCCACAGTTGGACTGGAAATCTTATCTGCAACGCCTCCAATAATGATTTCTGGTTAAATGAG GGGTTTACTACATATGCAGAGAGAAGAATTGTTGAAGCTGTGGATGGCGAGGAGCGTGCTGCTCTGAACATTGGATTGGGATGCTCCGGGCTGAGGGATGAGATGGAAAGATTCAAGGACAATATGGAGTTCACAAAGCTGAGGACGAATCAGGAAGGCGTAGATCCCGATGATGTTTATTCTTGTGTGccttatgaaaagggttttcaattCCTTTGGCGAATTGAGCGTCAG GTTGGACGCCCTGCATTTGACAAGTTTCTTAAGATGTACATTATGAATTTCAAGTTTCAATCAATCGATACAGACACATTCCTTGTCTTTTTGAAGAAAAATCTTCCTGGTATAGAAAATGAAATTGATTTGGATGAGTGGATAGATGGTACTGGCATTCCTCCAGACATCATGGAGCctgtttccacaatccataagagGGTCTTGTCTGCCTCAAAGGATTTCATGGCTGGAAAAATGCCTTCTGACGAGGACCTCAGCAAATGGCACGGGCAAGAGTGGCAACTTTACCTGGAGAATTTGCCCAGGAAACTTGAGCCATCGCAG ATCTCGGCTCTAGATCAACAATTTCGATTTAGTGAAAGTAACAATTGGGAAGTCAAAGTTGCTTTCTTGACAATTGCTGCATACTCTGGTTACAAAGCTCTCTATGGAGAAATTGAGAGGTGTCTTAAAGAAGTTGGAAGGATGATGTTTTTGAGGCCGCTGTACACAGGGCTCTTACAAAACAACTCTGAAGGGAAGAAATTTGCAGGAAGAGTGTTTGAAGAAGCAAGAGATTCATACCACCCAATTGCCCAGGGGGTGGTCGAATCACTTATTTGCAAATTTTCATAG